From Curtobacterium sp. SGAir0471, the proteins below share one genomic window:
- a CDS encoding ATP-dependent Clp protease ATP-binding subunit, with the protein MFERFTDRARRVVVLAQEEAKMLNHNYIGTEHILLGLIHEGEGVAAKALESLGISLDAVREQVQDIIGQGQQQPTGHIPFTPRAKKVLELSLREALQLGHNYIGTEHILLGLIREGEGVAAQVLVKLGADLNRVRQQVIQLLSGYQGKEAVAVGGEQQQNAQQGSQVLDQFGRNLTQAARDAKLDPVIGREKEMERVMQILSRRSKNNPVLIGEPGVGKTAVVEGLAQAIVKGDVPETLKDKQLYSLDLGSLIAGSRYRGDFEERLKKVTKEIRTRGDIIVFIDEIHTLVGAGAAEGAIDAASILKPLLARGELQTVGATTLDEYRKHFEKDAALERRFQPVQVNEPSLPHAINILKGLRDKYEAFHKVSITDGAIVAAANLADRYVQDRFLPDKAIDLIDEAGARLRLSILSAPPELREFDEKISTVRGQKEAAIEEQDFEKAASLRDEEKKLLGERLRLEKQWRAGDVAASGTVDEGIIAEVLAQATGIPVFKLTEEETSRLVFMEKALHERVIGQEEAISALSKTIRRTRAGLKDPNRPSGSFIFAGPTGVGKTELAKALAEFLFDDEGALISLDMSEFGEKHTVSRLFGAPPGFVGFEEGGQLTEKVRRKPFSVVLFDEIEKAHPDIFNSLLQVLEEGRLTDGQGRVVDFKNTVIIMTTNLGSQGIAGGPVGFQVEGDSAVGYDRMRSKVNEELKKHFKPEFLNRVDDTIVFPQLSQSELLQIVDLFVKRLSDRLLDRDMTVELTLAAKEQLIKVGFDPALGARPLRRAMQHEVEDQLSEHILQGELNAGDHVKVDFAEGKFQFETGRQPGREEVLAGAAAVEAAETPQGEIES; encoded by the coding sequence ATGTTCGAGAGATTCACCGACCGAGCCCGTCGTGTTGTCGTCCTCGCTCAAGAAGAAGCGAAGATGCTCAACCACAACTACATCGGCACCGAGCACATCCTCCTCGGCCTCATCCACGAGGGCGAGGGCGTCGCCGCCAAGGCGTTGGAGTCGCTCGGCATCTCGCTCGATGCCGTCCGCGAGCAGGTCCAGGACATCATCGGGCAGGGCCAGCAGCAGCCGACCGGGCACATCCCGTTCACGCCGCGCGCCAAGAAGGTGCTCGAGCTGTCCCTGCGCGAGGCGCTGCAGCTCGGCCACAACTACATCGGCACCGAGCACATCCTGCTCGGCCTGATCCGTGAGGGCGAGGGCGTCGCCGCCCAGGTCCTCGTCAAGCTCGGCGCGGACCTCAACCGCGTCCGTCAGCAGGTCATCCAGCTCCTGTCCGGCTACCAGGGCAAGGAAGCGGTCGCCGTCGGCGGCGAGCAGCAGCAGAACGCCCAGCAGGGTTCGCAGGTCCTCGACCAGTTCGGTCGGAACCTCACCCAGGCCGCGCGCGACGCCAAGCTCGACCCGGTCATCGGGCGCGAGAAGGAGATGGAGCGGGTCATGCAGATCCTCTCCCGCCGCTCCAAGAACAACCCCGTCCTGATCGGTGAGCCGGGCGTCGGCAAGACCGCGGTCGTCGAGGGCCTCGCCCAGGCGATCGTCAAGGGCGACGTCCCGGAGACGCTGAAGGACAAGCAGCTCTACTCGCTCGACCTCGGGTCGCTCATCGCCGGGTCCCGCTACCGCGGTGACTTCGAGGAGCGCCTCAAGAAGGTCACGAAGGAGATCCGCACCCGCGGCGACATCATCGTCTTCATCGACGAGATCCACACGCTCGTCGGTGCCGGCGCTGCCGAGGGTGCGATCGACGCCGCGTCGATCCTCAAGCCGCTCCTCGCCCGCGGTGAGCTGCAGACGGTCGGTGCGACCACGCTCGACGAGTACCGCAAGCACTTCGAGAAGGACGCCGCACTCGAACGCCGCTTCCAGCCGGTGCAGGTCAACGAGCCGTCGCTGCCCCACGCGATCAACATCCTCAAGGGCCTCCGCGACAAGTACGAGGCGTTCCACAAGGTGTCCATCACCGACGGCGCGATCGTCGCCGCGGCGAACCTGGCGGACCGCTACGTGCAGGACCGCTTCCTGCCGGACAAGGCCATCGACCTGATCGACGAGGCCGGCGCCCGCCTGCGTCTGTCGATCCTGTCGGCGCCGCCGGAGCTCCGCGAGTTCGACGAGAAGATCTCGACGGTCCGCGGGCAGAAGGAAGCCGCGATCGAGGAGCAGGACTTCGAGAAGGCCGCGAGCCTGCGCGACGAGGAGAAGAAGCTCCTCGGCGAGCGTCTGCGCCTCGAGAAGCAGTGGCGTGCGGGTGACGTCGCCGCGTCCGGCACCGTCGACGAGGGCATCATCGCCGAGGTGCTGGCGCAGGCCACGGGCATCCCGGTGTTCAAGCTCACCGAGGAGGAGACCTCGCGTCTCGTCTTCATGGAGAAGGCCCTGCACGAGCGCGTCATCGGTCAGGAAGAGGCGATCTCGGCCCTCTCGAAGACGATCCGCCGCACCCGCGCCGGCCTCAAGGACCCGAACCGCCCCTCGGGCTCGTTCATCTTCGCCGGCCCCACCGGCGTCGGGAAGACCGAGCTCGCCAAGGCGCTCGCCGAGTTCCTGTTCGACGACGAGGGTGCGCTGATCTCCCTCGACATGTCGGAGTTCGGTGAGAAGCACACGGTCTCGCGACTCTTCGGTGCCCCTCCCGGGTTCGTCGGGTTCGAGGAGGGCGGCCAGCTCACCGAGAAGGTGCGCCGCAAGCCGTTCTCCGTGGTCCTGTTCGACGAGATCGAGAAGGCCCACCCGGACATCTTCAACTCGCTGCTGCAGGTCCTCGAAGAGGGTCGCCTGACCGATGGTCAGGGCCGCGTCGTCGACTTCAAGAACACCGTCATCATCATGACCACGAACCTCGGTTCGCAGGGCATCGCGGGTGGCCCGGTGGGCTTCCAGGTCGAGGGCGACTCGGCCGTCGGCTACGACCGCATGCGCTCGAAGGTGAACGAGGAGCTCAAGAAGCACTTCAAGCCCGAGTTCCTGAACCGCGTCGACGACACGATCGTGTTCCCGCAGCTCTCGCAGTCCGAGCTGCTGCAGATCGTGGACCTGTTCGTGAAGCGCCTGTCGGACCGCCTGCTGGACCGCGACATGACGGTGGAGCTCACGCTCGCCGCCAAGGAGCAGCTCATCAAGGTCGGCTTCGACCCCGCACTCGGCGCCCGTCCGCTGCGTCGCGCGATGCAGCACGAGGTCGAGGACCAGCTGTCCGAGCACATCCTGCAGGGTGAGCTCAACGCCGGTGACCACGTGAAGGTCGACTTCGCCGAGGGGAAGTTCCAGTTCGAGACCGGGCGTCAGCCGGGTCGCGAGGAGGTCCTCGCCGGGGCTGCCGCGGTCGAGGCCGCGGAGACCCCGCAGGGCGAGATCGAGTCCTAG
- a CDS encoding SRPBCC family protein yields the protein MPQIIETVDVNVPVRQAYDQWTRFEEFPHFLDEVEKIVQVDDKTTDWTVKVAGQEREFRAVITEQHPDERVAWTVKDGDVDHAGVVTFHKLSDNETRVTAQIDWEPSGLLEKLGSAVGVGGHAVKKDLQNYKERVENAPTEPGWRGDVQA from the coding sequence ATGCCCCAGATCATCGAGACCGTCGACGTCAACGTCCCCGTCCGCCAGGCCTACGACCAGTGGACCCGGTTCGAGGAGTTCCCGCACTTCCTCGACGAGGTCGAGAAGATCGTCCAGGTCGACGACAAGACCACCGACTGGACGGTCAAGGTCGCCGGGCAGGAGCGCGAGTTCCGCGCCGTCATCACCGAGCAGCACCCCGACGAGCGCGTCGCGTGGACCGTGAAGGACGGTGACGTCGACCATGCCGGCGTGGTGACCTTCCACAAGCTGTCCGACAACGAGACGCGCGTCACCGCGCAGATCGACTGGGAGCCCTCGGGCCTGCTCGAGAAGCTCGGCTCCGCCGTCGGCGTCGGCGGCCACGCCGTCAAGAAGGACCTGCAGAACTACAAGGAGCGCGTCGAGAACGCCCCGACCGAGCCGGGCTGGCGCGGCGACGTCCAGGCCTAG
- a CDS encoding amino-acid N-acetyltransferase has protein sequence MTGHGKHAFDERDEHGIRVRPALASDVPHIQRLIAPYVDRRILLGKENVALYGSIQQFRIAEGPDGVPIGCGALAVFWDDIAEVRTLALDADWIHKRVGHRMLEALEHDARELGVARIFCLTFEVEFFAKHGYLEIGEQVVSPDVYAELVRSSDEGVAEFLDLARVKPNTLGNTRMLKIL, from the coding sequence ATGACTGGTCACGGCAAGCACGCGTTCGACGAGCGGGACGAGCACGGCATCCGGGTGCGTCCGGCCCTGGCGTCGGACGTGCCGCACATCCAGCGGCTCATCGCACCGTACGTCGACCGGCGCATCCTGCTCGGCAAGGAGAACGTCGCGCTGTACGGCTCGATCCAGCAGTTCCGGATCGCCGAAGGACCGGACGGCGTGCCGATCGGCTGCGGCGCCCTCGCCGTGTTCTGGGACGACATCGCCGAGGTCCGCACACTCGCCCTCGACGCCGACTGGATCCACAAGCGGGTCGGCCACCGGATGCTCGAGGCGCTCGAGCACGACGCCCGCGAGCTCGGTGTCGCGCGCATCTTCTGCCTGACGTTCGAGGTCGAGTTCTTCGCGAAGCACGGGTACCTGGAGATCGGCGAGCAGGTCGTGTCGCCCGATGTCTACGCCGAACTCGTGCGCTCGTCGGACGAGGGGGTCGCGGAGTTCCTCGACCTCGCCCGGGTGAAGCCGAACACGCTCGGCAACACCCGCATGCTCAAGATCCTCTGA
- the cspE gene encoding transcription antiterminator/RNA stability regulator CspE, whose product MATGTVKWFNNEKGFGFIAPDDGSADVFAHFSAIAGNGYKSLEENQKVEFEITEGRKGPQAENISVIG is encoded by the coding sequence ATGGCAACTGGCACCGTCAAGTGGTTCAACAACGAAAAGGGCTTCGGCTTCATCGCTCCGGACGACGGCAGCGCCGACGTCTTCGCGCACTTCTCCGCGATCGCTGGCAACGGCTACAAGTCGCTCGAGGAGAACCAGAAGGTGGAGTTCGAGATCACCGAGGGCCGCAAGGGCCCGCAGGCCGAGAACATCTCGGTCATCGGCTGA
- a CDS encoding SseB family protein — MADKEQRFRSEQLEEALAKQDVAAVAFALRNDIVIVPRLVTGKKDMQVRVFGREGSDKRILLLFSSADAYTAMVPDEKIRQVMVYDGPRLEEFLAAHLDSLEGVFFDIAGPHTMQATPSDLLAALRA, encoded by the coding sequence ATGGCAGACAAGGAACAGCGCTTCCGGAGCGAGCAGCTCGAGGAGGCCCTCGCGAAGCAGGACGTCGCCGCGGTCGCGTTCGCCCTGCGGAACGACATCGTGATCGTCCCCCGGCTCGTCACCGGCAAGAAGGACATGCAGGTCCGGGTCTTCGGCCGCGAGGGCTCGGACAAGCGCATCCTGTTGCTCTTCTCGTCCGCCGACGCCTACACGGCGATGGTGCCGGACGAGAAGATCCGCCAGGTCATGGTCTACGACGGGCCGCGGCTCGAGGAGTTCCTGGCCGCGCACCTCGACTCGCTCGAGGGCGTGTTCTTCGACATCGCCGGCCCGCACACCATGCAGGCCACCCCGTCGGACCTGCTGGCGGCGCTCCGCGCGTAG
- the radA gene encoding DNA repair protein RadA, translating into MARTQSLYRCTECGWTSIKWVGRCGECQAWGTVEDTTAAAASSRGTAAVSVAGARVARPITEARGTAVQRWNTGIGEFDRVLGGGIVPGAAVLLSGEPGVGKSTLLLEVASRAAATGKRVLYVSAEESVDQVRLRAERTNAMHDQLYLASEVDLGVILGQIDQVQPDLVIADSVQTISSSTVDGIAGGTSQVREVASTLIRVAKERSLPVLIVGHVTKDGTIAGPRLLEHLVDVVCHFEGDRQTALRFVRALKNRFGPTDEVGCFDMAGDGIHEVPDPSGLFMSRNGTPVSGTCVTVALEGRRALPVEVQALVVPSSAPQPRRVVNGVDSSRVAMLLAVLERRAGLKLSDADVYVSTVGGMKLTEPGADLAIALALASAARDRPYPHTLAAVGEISLAGEIRPATGAKQRANEASRLGFTTVLGADAEHLREALRVAFSLTQSVRERELDRAF; encoded by the coding sequence ATGGCCCGCACCCAGTCCCTCTACCGCTGCACCGAATGCGGCTGGACCAGCATCAAGTGGGTCGGCCGCTGCGGCGAGTGCCAGGCGTGGGGCACGGTCGAGGACACCACCGCAGCCGCTGCGAGCTCCCGCGGGACCGCCGCGGTCTCCGTCGCCGGTGCCCGGGTCGCCCGACCGATCACCGAGGCCCGGGGCACCGCCGTGCAGCGCTGGAACACCGGCATCGGCGAGTTCGACCGCGTCCTCGGCGGCGGCATCGTCCCCGGCGCCGCCGTGCTGCTGTCCGGCGAGCCGGGCGTCGGTAAGTCGACACTGCTGCTCGAGGTCGCGTCGCGCGCCGCGGCGACCGGCAAGCGTGTCCTCTACGTCAGCGCGGAAGAGTCGGTGGATCAGGTGCGACTCCGCGCCGAGCGCACCAACGCCATGCACGACCAGCTCTACCTGGCGAGCGAGGTCGACCTCGGCGTCATCCTCGGGCAGATCGACCAGGTGCAGCCGGACCTGGTGATCGCCGACTCCGTGCAGACGATCTCGTCGAGCACGGTGGACGGCATCGCCGGTGGGACGTCCCAGGTGCGCGAGGTCGCCTCCACCCTGATCCGGGTGGCGAAGGAGCGGTCGCTCCCGGTCCTGATCGTCGGTCACGTCACGAAGGACGGCACGATCGCCGGACCGCGACTGCTCGAGCACCTGGTCGACGTCGTGTGCCACTTCGAGGGCGACCGACAGACCGCACTCCGCTTCGTCCGCGCCCTCAAGAACCGCTTCGGTCCGACGGACGAGGTCGGCTGCTTCGACATGGCCGGCGACGGCATCCACGAGGTCCCCGACCCGAGCGGCCTCTTCATGTCCCGCAACGGCACCCCGGTGTCCGGCACGTGCGTGACCGTCGCGCTCGAGGGACGCCGTGCGCTTCCGGTCGAGGTGCAGGCGCTCGTCGTGCCGAGCTCAGCACCGCAGCCGCGCCGGGTCGTGAACGGGGTCGACTCGTCACGCGTCGCGATGCTGCTCGCGGTGCTCGAACGACGTGCCGGCTTGAAGCTCTCCGACGCGGACGTCTACGTCTCGACGGTGGGCGGGATGAAGCTCACGGAGCCGGGCGCCGACCTGGCGATCGCGCTGGCCCTGGCGAGTGCGGCTCGCGACCGCCCCTACCCGCACACGCTCGCGGCGGTCGGTGAGATCAGCCTGGCGGGCGAGATCCGACCGGCGACCGGTGCGAAGCAGCGGGCGAACGAGGCCTCACGGCTCGGGTTCACGACCGTGCTCGGCGCGGACGCCGAACACCTGCGCGAAGCGCTGCGCGTCGCGTTCTCGCTGACGCAGTCGGTGCGCGAACGCGAGCTCGACCGCGCGTTCTGA
- a CDS encoding SGNH/GDSL hydrolase family protein: MKTRTLVALLTSVIGGLAVVGGGAFGARAGIRGQRAASQRVVDMLPVHADWWRERLQHEGQLTYLAIGDSAAQGVGATAPGRGYVGLLARRIRHRSRMSVRVVNLSVSGATTWGAKQDQLPKLRQYSPDICTVSIGANDIADFHPDKFERNIRAIYSAVPSHAIVAELPCMFVPDRERKVAVANEIVHRVAAELGLTVAPLHVITKRVGLRRTFFNSYGDLFHPNDRGYEIWASAFEPAVDARVDTVAAIRHYLSAREAEDLGRDAGAVASARAEQDTEHAAELEHDRPGRVERLRQRVTGAIPLPEQARGRDRTPEHDEDDEPHAEHQHDAHDGHAPRHRGVSGAL; this comes from the coding sequence ATGAAGACCCGCACCCTCGTCGCCCTGCTCACGTCTGTCATCGGCGGACTCGCCGTCGTGGGCGGCGGCGCGTTCGGGGCTCGCGCGGGGATCCGAGGGCAACGAGCCGCATCCCAGCGCGTGGTCGACATGCTGCCCGTGCACGCCGACTGGTGGCGGGAGCGACTGCAGCACGAGGGCCAGCTGACGTACCTGGCGATCGGTGACTCGGCGGCGCAGGGTGTCGGCGCGACCGCTCCTGGCCGCGGGTACGTCGGACTGCTCGCGCGGCGCATCCGGCACCGGTCGCGCATGTCGGTGCGGGTCGTGAACCTCAGCGTCTCGGGCGCGACGACCTGGGGCGCGAAGCAGGACCAGCTCCCGAAGCTCCGGCAGTACTCGCCGGACATCTGCACCGTGTCGATCGGCGCGAACGACATCGCCGACTTCCACCCGGACAAGTTCGAGCGGAACATCCGGGCGATCTACAGCGCCGTGCCGTCGCACGCGATCGTCGCTGAGCTGCCCTGCATGTTCGTGCCGGACCGGGAGCGCAAGGTCGCGGTGGCGAACGAGATCGTGCACCGCGTCGCCGCCGAACTCGGGCTGACGGTGGCGCCGCTCCACGTCATCACGAAGCGCGTCGGACTCCGTCGGACATTCTTCAACAGCTACGGGGACCTGTTCCACCCGAACGACCGTGGGTACGAGATCTGGGCGAGTGCGTTCGAGCCCGCCGTCGACGCGCGGGTCGACACCGTTGCGGCGATCCGGCACTACCTGTCCGCGCGCGAGGCCGAGGACCTCGGGCGCGACGCGGGTGCCGTCGCGAGCGCCCGCGCCGAGCAGGACACCGAACACGCGGCGGAGCTGGAACACGATCGGCCCGGTCGGGTCGAGCGCCTGCGCCAGCGGGTGACGGGCGCGATCCCCTTGCCCGAGCAGGCGCGCGGTCGCGACCGGACGCCCGAGCACGACGAGGACGACGAACCGCACGCGGAACACCAGCACGACGCGCACGACGGGCACGCGCCGCGACACCGCGGTGTCAGCGGGGCGCTCTAG
- a CDS encoding MarR family winged helix-turn-helix transcriptional regulator → MTSPPSALTRTQLDAYLSFTEVAALLRPAVEQQLRDAGELSYVQFQLLARLGDAPDGRLRMTDLADGVVYSRSGLTYQAQVLEQRGLVTRGPSPDDERSTVVSLTDAGRDTLAAVFPGHIATVHGLLFAQISDDDAAALADVLGRVSGHLRQHPPRSAARGRRKATPPTG, encoded by the coding sequence ATGACCTCTCCCCCGTCGGCACTCACCCGGACCCAGCTCGACGCGTACCTGTCGTTCACCGAGGTCGCGGCACTGCTCCGCCCGGCGGTCGAGCAGCAGCTCCGCGACGCCGGCGAGCTCAGCTACGTCCAGTTCCAGCTGCTGGCGCGGCTGGGCGATGCGCCGGACGGGCGGCTGCGGATGACGGACCTGGCGGACGGGGTCGTCTACAGCCGCAGTGGGCTGACGTACCAGGCGCAGGTGCTCGAGCAGCGCGGGCTCGTCACGCGGGGGCCGTCGCCGGACGACGAGCGGAGCACCGTGGTCTCGTTGACGGATGCCGGCCGTGACACCCTCGCGGCCGTCTTCCCCGGCCACATCGCGACCGTGCACGGGCTGCTGTTCGCGCAGATCAGCGACGACGACGCAGCGGCGCTGGCGGACGTCCTGGGGCGGGTCAGCGGGCACCTGCGACAGCACCCGCCGCGGTCGGCGGCACGTGGGCGGCGGAAGGCGACGCCGCCCACTGGTTGA